In Rhodothermia bacterium, a genomic segment contains:
- a CDS encoding OsmC family peroxiredoxin, producing the protein MKRTAIAHWKGSGAEGSGTLTTPMSRFMGNHPYSFKARFKNDDGSLGTNPEELIVAAHAGCYAMKLSFVLGGLGFTPESLDVTGTLMMNEGVIETIHLTVEARIPGISDEQFAAAAVDAKDNCPVSKVLNAAISLEARLV; encoded by the coding sequence CCACTGGAAAGGTTCTGGTGCAGAAGGCTCCGGGACACTCACTACGCCCATGAGTCGGTTTATGGGAAATCATCCCTACTCGTTTAAAGCGCGTTTCAAAAACGATGACGGTTCCCTTGGTACAAATCCTGAAGAACTGATTGTGGCTGCTCATGCAGGTTGCTACGCCATGAAACTCAGTTTTGTGCTGGGTGGATTGGGCTTTACGCCGGAATCCTTGGATGTAACAGGCACGCTAATGATGAATGAAGGCGTAATAGAGACCATTCACTTGACAGTGGAAGCCCGAATCCCCGGTATCTCGGATGAACAATTCGCTGCTGCTGCTGTAGATGCCAAAGACAACTGCCCGGTGTCCAAAGTTCTTAATGCTGCCATCTCCTTAGAAGCAAGGTTGGTATAA